The Acidovorax sp. RAC01 genomic sequence AGCAAGGCAAGGCCGATCTCGAGTGCGGTTCGACCACCAACAATGCAGAGCGCCGCCAGAAGGTCGCGTTCACCATCCCGCACTTCATCACGGGTGCACGCCTGCTGGTCAAGGCGTCCAGCCCGATCGACCGCGTGGAAGATCTCAACGGCAAGAAGCTCGTCTCGACCAAAGGCACGACCCCGCTCAAGGCGGCAGACCAGGCCAATCGCGAGCGGCTGATGGGGATCACCATTCTGGAGGCCCCGGACCACGCCCGTGCGCTGGATATGGTCGAAAAAGGCGAGGCCGATGCCTTCGTGATGGATGACGTGCTGCTGTATGGCCTGGCTGCAGGCCGTCCTGATCCGAAGGCGCTCAAGGTGGTGGGCCGCTTCATCACGACCGAGCCGTTGGCGATCATGCTGCCCAAGAGTGATCCCGAATTCAAGAAACTGATTGACGAAGAAATGCGCCGGCTGATCACCAGCCGTGACATCTACGCCATCTACGACAAGTGGTTCATGAAACCCATTGCGCCCAGCAACACCGTGCTGAACCTTCCGGTCAGCTACCTGCTGCGCGACTTCTGGAAATACCCTACCGACCAGGTTCCGTTCTGAGTTGACAATTCCCTGGTCGGGTTCCCTTTCTGAGGCATTTGCGGGTCGCAAGCGCGGCCGGCGAGTGTCTGGATTCCCCCCCCTGTTCCTATCTGTTTTCACCTAAGGAGATACTGATGAAGAAGCATTTGCTGGCGGTTGCCGTCACCGCCCTGGCCGCAGGTAGCGCATTCGCACAAGCGACCGACACCCTGGCCAAGATCAAGGCCTCGGGCACCGTGACGCTTGGCGTGCGTGAATCGTCCGGCCTCTCCTACACCCTGGGCAATGGCAAGTTTGTGGGCTTCCACACTGAAATGGGCGAGATCGTCCTGGCCGACATCCAAAAGCAGCTCGGCCTGCCCAAGCTGGAAGTCAAGTACCAGCCCGTCACGTCGCAAAACCGTATTCCGCTGGTGACCAACGGCACGGTGGATCTGGAGTGCGGCTCCACCACCAACAACGCTGCCCGCCAGAAGGACGTGGCGTTTGCCGTGACCACGTACGTGGAAGAAGTGCGCATTGCCACCAAGGCCAACTCGGGCATCACGTCCGTGAAGGACCTGAACGGCAAGACCGTCGCTACCACCACCGGCACGACCTCCGTGCAAACGCTGCGCAAGCATGAGCGCGCAGGCGGCGTTGATTTCAAGGAAGTGCTGGGCAAGGACCACGCGGACAGCTTCCTGCTGCTCGAAACCGGCCGCGCCGATGCGTTCGTGATGGACGGCTCCATCCTGGCTGCTAACATCTCCAAGTCTAAGAACCCAGCCGAT encodes the following:
- a CDS encoding amino acid ABC transporter substrate-binding protein, encoding MNILSTRFGRGFAALCCALALPVQASVLERISAGGKLVIAHRESSVPFSYVDAKSGKPVGYAVELCLRLAEVVRKKTGKKDMEVEFLAVTPANRISVIEQGKADLECGSTTNNAERRQKVAFTIPHFITGARLLVKASSPIDRVEDLNGKKLVSTKGTTPLKAADQANRERLMGITILEAPDHARALDMVEKGEADAFVMDDVLLYGLAAGRPDPKALKVVGRFITTEPLAIMLPKSDPEFKKLIDEEMRRLITSRDIYAIYDKWFMKPIAPSNTVLNLPVSYLLRDFWKYPTDQVPF
- a CDS encoding amino acid ABC transporter substrate-binding protein — protein: MKKHLLAVAVTALAAGSAFAQATDTLAKIKASGTVTLGVRESSGLSYTLGNGKFVGFHTEMGEIVLADIQKQLGLPKLEVKYQPVTSQNRIPLVTNGTVDLECGSTTNNAARQKDVAFAVTTYVEEVRIATKANSGITSVKDLNGKTVATTTGTTSVQTLRKHERAGGVDFKEVLGKDHADSFLLLETGRADAFVMDGSILAANISKSKNPADYKIVGEVLNVEPIACMLRKDDPAFKKAVDDSIKRQIADGSLAKLYDKWFMQPVPPTNTKIGLPLSDATKAAWAAPNDKPMEDYAKK